In Gossypium arboreum isolate Shixiya-1 chromosome 5, ASM2569848v2, whole genome shotgun sequence, a single genomic region encodes these proteins:
- the LOC108453324 gene encoding uncharacterized protein LOC108453324 isoform X1 — protein sequence MGCFSGCFSCFDGGNKEERQEQDRLASAEARAKAAEAAQKRQEQFEQSAAGRAARAQVQAAAKQSANSNKGEPVLKWQLG from the exons ATGGGGTGTTTCTCGGGGTGTTTCTCTTGCTTCGACGGAGGAAACAAAGAAGAGCGACAGGAGCAAGACAGATTGGCCTCTGCCGAAGCTCGTGCCAAAGCCGCCGAGGCTGCTCAGAAAAG GCAAGAGCAGTTTGAACAGTCAGCTGCAGGAAGAGCTGCTCGTGCCCAGGTGCAAGCGGCTGCAAAGCAGTCAGCAAATTCTAATAAAGGCGAACCTGTTTTGAAG TGGCAGCTGGGTTGA
- the LOC108453324 gene encoding uncharacterized protein LOC108453324 isoform X2, producing MGCFSGCFSCFDGGNKEERQEQDRLASAEARAKAAEAAQKSEVIIFRLLLFGVVKDEHSSGLMSTRVKNDKRVL from the exons ATGGGGTGTTTCTCGGGGTGTTTCTCTTGCTTCGACGGAGGAAACAAAGAAGAGCGACAGGAGCAAGACAGATTGGCCTCTGCCGAAGCTCGTGCCAAAGCCGCCGAGGCTGCTCAGAAAAG TGAGGTAATTATATTCAGACTCTTGCTATTTGGAGTTGTGAAAGATGAACATTCCTCTGGTTTGATGTCAACAAGGGTAAAGAATGATAAGAGAGTATTGTGA